One region of Micromonospora ureilytica genomic DNA includes:
- a CDS encoding LysR family transcriptional regulator yields the protein MQLHQLRYFVAVAEVRHFTQAADIVGITQPSLSKQIHALEADLGAPLFERLRGNIALTAAGEVLLPLATRILADVETATREVQELVGLRRGRVRLGATPSLATSLAPPVLRRFRDAHPTIDLRVEEGGSQDLVRDLVRGDLDLALIIMPAQGADPGLRVDPILRESLVVASVGEVATASTTGELRITDLRDQPMVMFREGYDLRDATIQACREAGFEPTFAVDGGEMDAVLSFVEAGLGIALVPGIVLARRPGVRITPLAPPGVRRTIAVARRRDVVPTHAGRELRRILLDYIQSAIDRDELPPGVDPL from the coding sequence ATGCAGCTCCATCAGCTCCGGTACTTCGTCGCGGTGGCCGAAGTACGACATTTCACCCAAGCCGCCGACATCGTGGGCATCACGCAGCCCTCGCTCAGTAAGCAAATTCACGCTCTGGAGGCCGACCTCGGGGCCCCGCTGTTCGAGCGGCTAAGGGGCAACATCGCGCTCACCGCGGCGGGTGAGGTGCTGCTGCCGTTGGCCACCCGCATCCTCGCCGACGTGGAGACCGCGACCCGGGAGGTCCAGGAGTTGGTCGGGCTGCGACGGGGTCGGGTCCGGCTCGGGGCCACCCCCAGTCTGGCCACCTCACTCGCCCCGCCGGTGCTGCGCCGGTTCCGCGACGCGCACCCCACCATCGACCTGCGCGTCGAGGAGGGCGGCTCCCAGGACCTGGTGCGTGACCTGGTGCGCGGCGACCTCGACCTGGCCCTGATCATCATGCCGGCGCAGGGGGCCGACCCGGGGCTGCGCGTCGACCCGATCCTGCGGGAGAGCCTGGTGGTGGCGTCGGTGGGGGAGGTGGCGACCGCGTCGACGACCGGGGAGCTGCGCATCACCGACCTGCGGGACCAGCCGATGGTGATGTTCCGGGAGGGGTACGACCTGCGCGACGCGACCATCCAGGCGTGTCGGGAGGCGGGCTTCGAGCCGACCTTCGCGGTGGACGGCGGCGAGATGGATGCGGTGCTCAGCTTCGTCGAGGCGGGGCTCGGCATCGCGCTCGTGCCCGGCATCGTGCTGGCCCGCCGTCCGGGCGTGCGGATCACCCCGCTCGCGCCGCCCGGGGTGCGGCGGACCATCGCGGTGGCCCGTCGACGCGACGTCGTGCCCACCCACGCCGGTCGGGAGCTTCGGCGCATTCTCCTCGACTACATCCAGTCGGCGATCGACCGGGACGAGCTCCCGCCCGGTGTGGATCCGCTCTGA
- a CDS encoding succinate dehydrogenase cytochrome b subunit, with protein MHWTTDPSAPSVGRVVITKTRSPIRSNVGLKAVMAVTGILLALFLIAHMLGNLKVFTGETSFDHYAHWLRDIGKPLLPGVWFLWILRTGLVVAVVAHIVAATVLARRARAARPVKYAHRKKVNGSYAARTMRWGGVIILLFVIYHLLDLTTGTLNPVGDASKPYGNVVADFAPERWYVTLFYTLAILAVGFHLRHGAFSAFRSLGQQTPRGERRARTAALVFAVLLCAGYLVVPFAVLTGLVS; from the coding sequence ATGCATTGGACGACTGATCCAAGTGCTCCTAGCGTCGGTCGTGTGGTAATCACGAAAACTCGGTCGCCCATCCGCTCGAACGTCGGCCTCAAGGCCGTCATGGCGGTGACGGGCATCCTGCTGGCGCTGTTCCTCATCGCCCACATGCTCGGGAACCTGAAGGTGTTCACGGGGGAAACCTCGTTCGACCACTACGCGCACTGGCTGCGCGACATCGGCAAGCCCCTGCTGCCCGGCGTCTGGTTCCTCTGGATCCTGCGCACCGGGCTGGTGGTGGCGGTCGTCGCCCACATCGTCGCCGCCACCGTGCTGGCCAGGCGCGCCCGCGCCGCCCGCCCGGTCAAGTACGCCCACCGCAAGAAGGTCAACGGCAGCTACGCGGCCCGCACGATGCGCTGGGGTGGAGTGATCATCCTGCTCTTCGTGATCTACCACCTCCTGGACCTGACCACCGGCACGCTGAACCCGGTCGGCGACGCCAGCAAGCCGTACGGCAACGTCGTCGCCGACTTCGCGCCGGAACGCTGGTACGTCACGCTCTTCTACACGCTCGCCATCCTCGCGGTGGGCTTCCACCTGCGCCACGGCGCGTTCAGCGCGTTCCGCAGCCTCGGCCAGCAGACACCGCGCGGCGAGCGCAGGGCGCGTACCGCGGCTCTGGTCTTCGCCGTGCTGCTCTGCGCCGGGTACCTGGTGGTCCCGTTCGCCGTACTCACCGGATTGGTGTCCTGA